CGCACCACCTGCCAGCCGACGTACACACTCAGCAGGATCGTCAATCCCAGCGTAGGCCTCAACAGGAGCGCCGGCGCCCCCCACTCCCTCCGGATCCAGCGCTTCAACGCGCTGAAAGCCGAGGAGAGTCGCCAGACCGAGAGGGTCGCGAAACAAAGACCGAGTTGATGACGAACAGGTACAGGGCCCCGAAGAAGAACGAGAAGTTCGATGGACAGCCCAAACCCGGCCGTGCAAAGGGGCGGCATGAGGCCGTCGCACGCCACGCCCGGGATGACGTTGCCCGGTCCCCCTTACGCGTGACCGCGATGATCCCTGCGCTCCCGCCAGCGAGGGGCGACGAGCACGTCGTAAATGGTGGGCCGCGTTCGTGCGAAAGCAGCTCGGATTGCGCTTCGGCCGCGGAGGAGAATCAGGAAGTACAGCGCCGACGTCACGAGGCTTGCCGATGCCGCGATCGTCAGGTTGCGCACCGAGCGCCGCACCAGCACCAGGTCGTTGATGCCCCGGCCCAAGGCCCGCCCCATGATGGGACCCATCAACGGCGAAATCAGCATGGCGCCAATGATGACCGCCGTGGAGTTGACATTCAGCCCGACGGACGCGCGACGACGATCGCAAGCACGAGGGCAGCCAGGTTGCCCCCGTGAACTCGATCTGGCTGACGATCTGCCGAACCGCCCCTTCCTCGTCGGTGTCGCTGAGCCGATACAGGGGACGCAGGGCGGCCCGCAGGCGCACGATGGCACTCCGGGTCCCCGTCCTGGGTCTGGCCTCGACCTCTGCCTGTTCTGCGCGCGTCATCGGTCTCGTGGCGGATTGGTATCGTCCTCCCCGGTGGTCGCGTCCCACCGGCCGGGGAGCCGTGCGGTCGCTACACCTCACGTCTGGGTGGGCCCCCGGGTTCCGGCGACGCGGAGCCGTGCGGACGTGGGAAGCGCCTCGACCCCATGCGTTTCGAGTTGTATGCGCCGACCGGCGACCCTGCGCGTCAACTCCCTCATGAACTTCGCTGGAGATCTCATCCGCGCGATAGCCCTCCCACCAGTCGGGCCTGCCAGGGCCAGAAGGTGCCCGCAATGCATGGCGGTCTCGCCCATCGCCCGGCCTGACGGCCGAGGTGTCCGATGGCCCTCGCGCGGCGTCGAGGCGATGCCGGTAGGGGTGCGCGGAACGCCTCGGCGTCGCCGTCGCTGACAACGTGGCGGACCCCGAGGTTGATCGATCTCCCTGGAGCGCGCCCGTCGCGACACCGCACCTCGGCGCGCGCCCGTTCCAGCGCGATGTGGTCCCATTCTTTCGGGACGAGTCCCAGCCGGCGCAACAGGGGGCCATGGTCATTCCCTGGAGGAGAATCGACGAGAGCACCAGCACCAAGCGTCATCGTGATCAGCTGTTCCCGATGCGGCAAGTCACGCGGGAGCCCAAGGGCGAGCACGATGGACAACCCGCCGCGGATCCGCCCCGGGCGAGGACCGTGGTCCACCCATCGCGGCACAGCTTCGTTGGTCCGACGCAAGCAGCACCGTGACCGCGGCCACGACGAAGAACCGGGCAGCGAGCATCGCGACCGTCGCCACCGCGATCTCGCGCCAGTAGGAGGCGGGCCACCCAACGAGACCTCGAATCCGATCAGCAGAAACACGATGCTGTTGAGCGCAAAGGCAAGACTCCCAGAACGATTCCACCGCGGAGAAGGGTAGTGGGCGACATGCCCTCGTCCCGGACCGACATTGCCGCACACCAGCCCCGACGCCACGGTGGCGATCACCCCCGACGCGTGTACCTGTTCGGCGGCCACAAACGCGCCGTAGGCTGCGGTGACCGTCAAGGTGATCTCGATGGTGGGCTCGTCGACCCGCTTGGTGACGTGCGACGCGGCCAATCCAACCGCCACCCCGATCAGAGCGCCACCGGCCGTGGTGGAAGGAACTGCGCCGTCAGCGCACTCACGGTGGTCGTCCGCCGGTGACCGTGGCGAGGATCAGGGCAAAGAGCACGATCGCGGTGCCGTCGTTGAGCAGGCTCTCCCCCTCCACCAGAAGGCTGAGGCGCGACGGCACATGCAGCGTTCGAAATAGGGCAACAACCGCTATGGGGTCAGTCGCGGCGATGAGGGCGCCGAACACCAGCCCTGGCTGAGCATGAAGGTGGGATCCACCTCGAGCCCGCGCACGATCCACGCGGTGATGACGCCGGTAACTCCGATCGCCGCCACCACGCCGGGCACCGCAAGCGCGAGGATGACGCGGGCGTTCTCGCGCAGCCGGTGCCACCTGATGTGGTATGCCGCCTCGAACAGCAGGCCAGGCAGGAAGACGGCAAAGAGCAACTCCTGCGTCAGGTGCGGGGCGTCGATCCAGCGCAGCGCCCCAAGCCCGAGTCCGGCGAGGACGAGGGCAACGGTATAGGGAATGCGGAAGTGCCTCACCAGCAGGGCAACGGCGGTGGCCACGCAAAAGAGCAGGATGAACGCGAGCTCGGAATTCATGGACGGCAAGCTGGGGGCGGAACGACGGGAAGAACATACCTGCGAGGCTGGACCCTGCCTGCGGTCACGACGCCGGGCGTTCTGGTTGGGTCAGTGCGACCCGCAGCGTAGGTGCCTCCACAAGGTGGAACGTGGCCGAGGCAAGCTTGACCGTCCCCTGCGTCGCCTCGACGCCGAATGCCGCGGCGACGAGCACGAAGAGTTTGCTCGATCCGACCCGGCCGCCCCACTCCCTCAGGCTTGCGTCCATGGTGCCTGGCTCTGGACCTGGTTCGGTACTCCTAGGTTCGGGTCGTTCGCGCACGCTCGACGCGGCGCCGCAACGCGTTCATTCACGATCGAATCGCTGCGCTGGCAGCCGCCCAGCTGGTGCCCCGGTGGCGGTCACCACGACTACGCCGAGGGAGACGGTGGTCACGGTCACCGTTGCGCGCACCTTGGGAGCGCCCACCGGGCCACTCACTCGCTTCTGGCAACGAGGACCCGCGTCAGTCGCGTCGCGTACTTCCCCAGGTTGCGACCGGGGGCGTCGCGAAGACGCGCGGACTCCAACGTCTCGTCCGGCCCGTTGTCTCGAATGGTCACCGGTGTCTCGGCTGTGGCCGTCTTGCCGCGTTCGCCACGGGCCTGCCGGAAGGCGTCGACGCCCATCGGGCCTCGCGCATTGGTTGACTTCCTCTGTCCTGTCATATCCCCCCCCCGTCTGTTCGGTTGGACCGCGCGGGCGCGGCGTTTCGGCGGCAGCTCCAGGCTCCTTCGGTGCGGCAAGGTGTTCGGCCAGTGCCGACATGAGAGCGCATGGACGCGTCGGATATCCTCGGGGTCGCTCTCGGCGAGGACGGCGGTGACGGCGGACTCGACCGTCTCCTCCGTGTCCCCTGTGAGTCGACGACCACGCCGTGTGAGGACACGCGGATCCGGCGTCGATCGTGGCGATCCGCGGTACGATTCAGGAGCCCTGCCTCCTCGAGCCGCGCGAGCAAGCTGGACAGGCTTCCGGGGTCCAGGTGGAGCAGCGCCGCCAGTTCGGAGGCCGTTGCGTCGGGGAATCGACCAGCCAGGCGAATCACCATCCGTTGCGGCGCGGTGACCCCAAGGCGCCCCTGCATGTCGCGACCGACGCTCCATGGCGTGGTTCACCCCGCCATAACAGACGCAGGAAGTCCAGCACGGGCCCCAGCTGATGATCGACGGTCGGTTCCGCGGGCGGTTTGGACATTCCGGTTGGACATGGGACAGGACGGGCCAGGAACGTTCTCGCCAAACATCGGGAGACTTTCGCTGGCAACACGGTGACAATAGCACAAGATACTTGGATTTCCAAGTATCTCGTGTTACCCTATGTCATCGCCGACCTGGCCCAACGATCCGGACCGGGGCTCGGCCTTCCCTGATTCCCCCGCGTTCCGCAAGGTGACCGATGGCCGACGAGGCAACCCCGGAACTCGCCTACTACCTGCCTGGTCTTCGGGTTGTTTGTGGTGCCGAAGTTCCTGCAGCGGTATCGCCTGCCGAGTGCGGTCACCAGTCTCGCGCTCGGGGCGTTCGTGTCGCTCGGCCTCCACCTCTTCACGCAGGACGCCACGATCCAGCTCTTCGCCACGCTGGGGATCGTGGCGCTCTTTCTGTTCGCCGGTCTCGAAGTGGATTTTCGCGAGCTGCAACGGGAGATGACGGTGCTCACCTGGCACCTGGGGATTCAGCTTGTCCTGCTTGGCGTGGTTACCTGGATGTTGGCCAGCCTGGTGCCGCTGGGCGCGCGGCCGCCCTGGTGGCGCTGGCCCCTCCTCACTCCCTCCACGGGGTTCATCCTGGACTCCCTCCCAAGCTTTGGGCTCAGCGGACGCGAGCAGTTCTGGGTGAAGTCCAAGGCGATCTCGACCGAGCTGGTGGCCCTCGCGGTGCTGTTCGTCGTGCTCCGGGGCGATGACATCCAGCGCCTGGGGATCTCCTTTCTGACGCTAGGGGGGTTGGTGGTCGTGGTCCCGCTCGCGTTTCTCTTGTTCGCGCGCACGATCCTGCCCTTTGCGCCAAAGTCCGAATTCGCCTTCCTCGTGATCGTCGCACTGGTCTGTGCCTTCGTCACCCGACGACTCGGAGTGTACTATCTGGTCGGCGCCTTCCTCGTGGGCGTCTCGGCGCAGCGATTCCGGCGCGAACTTCCGGCGCTGGCGTCGGAAAGATGCTGCACGCGGTAGAGGTCTTTGC
This region of Gemmatimonadota bacterium genomic DNA includes:
- a CDS encoding cation:proton antiporter, with the protein product MAVGLAASHVTKRVDEPTIEITLTVTAAYGAFVAAEQVHASGVIATVASGLVCGNVGPGRGHVAHYPSPRWNRSGSLAFALNSIVFLLIGFEVSLGGPPPTGARSRWRRSRCSLPGSSSWPRSRCCLRRTNEAVPRWVDHGPRPGRIRGGLSIVLALGLPRDLPHREQLITMTLGAGALVDSPPGNDHGPLLRRLGLVPKEWDHIALERARAEVRCRDGRAPGRSINLGVRHVVSDGDAEAFRAPLPASPRRRARAIGHLGRQAGRWARPPCIAGTFWPWQARLVGGLSRG
- a CDS encoding cation:proton antiporter produces the protein MFGALIAATDPIAVVALFRTLHVPSRLSLLVEGESLLNDGTAIVLFALILATVTGGRPP
- a CDS encoding cation:proton antiporter, which gives rise to MNSELAFILLFCVATAVALLVRHFRIPYTVALVLAGLGLGALRWIDAPHLTQELLFAVFLPGLLFEAAYHIRWHRLRENARVILALAVPGVVAAIGVTGVITAWIVRGLEVDPTFMLSQGWCSAPSSPRLTP
- a CDS encoding MarR family transcriptional regulator gives rise to the protein MQGRLGVTAPQRMVIRLAGRFPDATASELAALLHLDPGSLSSLLARLEEAGLLNRTADRHDRRRIRVSSHGVVVDSQGTRRRRSSPPSPPSSPRATPRISDASMRSHVGTGRTPCRTEGAWSCRRNAAPARSNRTDGGGI
- a CDS encoding cation:proton antiporter, coding for MPKFLQRYRLPSAVTSLALGAFVSLGLHLFTQDATIQLFATLGIVALFLFAGLEVDFRELQREMTVLTWHLGIQLVLLGVVTWMLASLVPLGARPPWWRWPLLTPSTGFILDSLPSFGLSGREQFWVKSKAISTELVALAVLFVVLRGDDIQRLGISFLTLGGLVVVVPLAFLLFARTILPFAPKSEFAFLVIVALVCAFVTRRLGVYYLVGAFLVGVSAQRFRRELPALASERCCTR